DNA sequence from the Acidobacteriota bacterium genome:
CGCCCCGTCACCAGTCGCATCTCGCTCATCGGCGAGCTGGACGGTACCTTGCTCCGGAGCGATCCCGACTGGTTCGGCCGGCACGGCGACTATGGCGGCATCGCGCGGTTCGGGCTGCGGTTCCGCGGCGGGGTCGGGGCGGGCGAAGTGCTGATCGGCCGTGAGCGGCGGATCGATCCCGGCCTGTACGTCCGCGAGCCGGCGCGCTGGACCCGTCTGGCGTTTCGCTTCGTGCTCGACTGACCGCCCGGCTCCCCAACCGCCGGCGGCACGGGATCACTGTGAGATAATCGGCCCATGCGTTCCCGGCCGCGTTTCTGCCGTGCCGCTGCGTTCGCGGCAATCACCGCCGTCCTGGCGGGCGTTTTCGTCGTTGCGGGGGGCGCGCAGGTTCGGCCGACGAAGTTCGATTACCGACTCGAAACGCTCGACAATGGACTGAGGGTGATCCTCTCCGAGGACCGCTCCACCCCTATTGTCCACCTGCAGCTCTGGTACCACGTCGGATCGCGCGACGAGCCGCCGGGCCGCACCGGGTTCGCCCACCTGTTCGAGCACCTCATGTTCCAGGGGTCGCACAACCTTCAACGGGGCGACCACCTGGCCCTCATCACGCGCATCGGCGGCGAAGGCAACGCCTACACGACCGACGACTCCACCGTCTACCACGCAACGGTCCCGGGCGAGTACCTGCCGCTGGTGCTGTGGATGGAAGCGGATCGGATGGCGACCCTCCGGATCAACCAGGAGGGACTTGACGCCGAACGCGAAGTGGTGAAGGAAGAGCGCCGCCTCCGGTACGAGAACGAGCCGTTCGGCCTTCTGAACGAGATTCTGTACGAGCACGCCTTCACCACGCACCCCTACCGGCATACAACGATCGGTTCGATGGAAGACATAGAGGCGGCGCGGATCGAGGACGTGCGGGAGTTCTTCGACACCTACTACGTCCCGGAGAACGCCACGCTGGCCCTGGTGGGCGACTTCGACACCGACTACGCGTTCCAGCTCGTGCAGCACTTCTTCGGGCGGGTCCCGAAGGCGGAACGCCCGGTGCCTCGCGACCTGCCGCGCGAGCCCGCGCCGGCGGGCCCGCGCAACGTGACCGTCGAAGCCGACAACTGGCCGTTGCCGGCGGTCATCGTGGCCCACCCCGTGACCTACGACGGGCACCCCGACGCCTACCCGCTCCACATCCTCTCGAAGGTGCTGTCCGATGGGCAGAGCGCGCGGATCTACCGGCGGCTGGTGTACGAGCAGCAGGTCGCGGTCACCGCTTTCGGCCAGTCGGTGCTGATCGAGGATCCGAACCTCTTCTACGCGGTGGCGCTCGTGCCGCCGGGACGGTCGACGGACGAAGCGGCGGCGGCGCTGATCGCGGAGCTCGACCGGGCGAAGACCGATCCGCCGACCGACGCCGAGCTGCAGCGGGCCAAGAACCAGTTCGCTCGCGATTACGTCATCGGCCGGATCACGATCGAGCAGAAGGCGATGCATCTCGCGCACGCGGTGGTGGCGCATGACGACGTGACCACCGCCGACGCCGAGTTCGACATCTTCATGAACGTGTCGAGCGACGACGTGCAGCGGGTGGCCCGGACCTACCTGCGCGACGAGAATCGCCTCGTGCTGACGATCCTGCCCCGGGGCAGCGGGGGGGGCGGACAGTGAGGGCGGCCCGTACCTGGAGGACGCCCGCGCCTGCCGCCGCCGCGGCGCTGGCATGCGCCGTCGCGACCCTGGCCATCGCCTCGTCCGCCTCCGCCCAGCGGGTCGACTGGCCGCGGGAACAGCCGCCGCCGCCGCTCGACCGGCGCGCCATGGTCTTCCCGCACTACGAGATCCGGTCGCTCGCGAACGGCCTGCAAGTGATCTACGTCGGCCACCACGAGCAGCCGGCCGTGAGTGTCCGCATGATCCTGCGGGCCGGGACCGCGTCCGATCCAGCCGGCAAACCGGGCGTTGCCCAGTTCGTGGGCCGGCTGCTCGATCAGGGGACCACGACCCGCTCGGCGCAGGAGATCGCCACGACCATCGACAGCATCGGCGGCGCGCTCGGTGTCGGCGCGGCCCGCGAGCTGAGCTTCGTGGACGCGCTGGTCCTGAAGAACGACTTCGACCTCGCGCTCGATCTGCTGTCCGACGTGGCGCGGCGCCCGGCGTTCGATCCGGCCGAGATCGAACGGCAGCGCACGCAGGTCCTCAACAGCTTCCAGGTGAGCTACGAGGATCCTGGCTATCTCGCGGGAGTCGTCTTCAACCGCCTGGTGTACGGCTTCCATCCGTACGGGATGCCCCAGGGGGGAACGCCCGAATCGGTTCGCGCGGTCACGCGCGAGGACCTCGTGGCGTTTCACCGAACCCACTATCTGCCGAACAACGCGTTGATCGCGGTGGTGGGCGACGTCACGGCCGACGAGGCGTTCGCCGGGGTGGAGCGGGTGCTGGGTGACTGGCCGGCGGGAGCCGTGGAGCCGCCCGCGGCGGGAGTCGAGACGATTCCGATGCCGACCCGCCGCCTCGTCGTGATCAACCGCCCGGGCGCCGTGCAGACCGTCATCCGGGCCGGCCATGTCGCGCTGCCGCGCGACCACGACGATTTCCTGACGTTCGACCTGGCGATCAAGATCCTGGGGGGTGACGGAGGCAACCGGCTCGCTGGCGTGCTCCGGACCGACCGGCAACTCACGTACTCGGCGAGCGCCGATCTGGCGGGGCAGCTTCTGTCGGGCGACTTCCTCGCCCAGACCGACACGCGCACCGAGGCCACCGCCGAGGCCCTCCGGGTCATGGTGGACGAAATCGCCCGGCTCCGGCGGGACCGCGTCAGCCGCCGCGAGCTGCGCGGGGCGCAGGACTA
Encoded proteins:
- a CDS encoding insulinase family protein: MRSRPRFCRAAAFAAITAVLAGVFVVAGGAQVRPTKFDYRLETLDNGLRVILSEDRSTPIVHLQLWYHVGSRDEPPGRTGFAHLFEHLMFQGSHNLQRGDHLALITRIGGEGNAYTTDDSTVYHATVPGEYLPLVLWMEADRMATLRINQEGLDAEREVVKEERRLRYENEPFGLLNEILYEHAFTTHPYRHTTIGSMEDIEAARIEDVREFFDTYYVPENATLALVGDFDTDYAFQLVQHFFGRVPKAERPVPRDLPREPAPAGPRNVTVEADNWPLPAVIVAHPVTYDGHPDAYPLHILSKVLSDGQSARIYRRLVYEQQVAVTAFGQSVLIEDPNLFYAVALVPPGRSTDEAAAALIAELDRAKTDPPTDAELQRAKNQFARDYVIGRITIEQKAMHLAHAVVAHDDVTTADAEFDIFMNVSSDDVQRVARTYLRDENRLVLTILPRGSGGGGQ
- a CDS encoding insulinase family protein gives rise to the protein MRAARTWRTPAPAAAAALACAVATLAIASSASAQRVDWPREQPPPPLDRRAMVFPHYEIRSLANGLQVIYVGHHEQPAVSVRMILRAGTASDPAGKPGVAQFVGRLLDQGTTTRSAQEIATTIDSIGGALGVGAARELSFVDALVLKNDFDLALDLLSDVARRPAFDPAEIERQRTQVLNSFQVSYEDPGYLAGVVFNRLVYGFHPYGMPQGGTPESVRAVTREDLVAFHRTHYLPNNALIAVVGDVTADEAFAGVERVLGDWPAGAVEPPAAGVETIPMPTRRLVVINRPGAVQTVIRAGHVALPRDHDDFLTFDLAIKILGGDGGNRLAGVLRTDRQLTYSASADLAGQLLSGDFLAQTDTRTEATAEALRVMVDEIARLRRDRVSRRELRGAQDYLAGSFPITLETPNAIAARVLEAMLFGLDLDTIEQYPQRINAVTPREIQRAAEAHLHPDNLSIVLVGDASTFIRDLPAVGFDRIEVVPVAELDLTAPDLRGGGRRGQ